A DNA window from Helianthus annuus cultivar XRQ/B chromosome 15, HanXRQr2.0-SUNRISE, whole genome shotgun sequence contains the following coding sequences:
- the LOC110911702 gene encoding WRKY transcription factor 71: MSEDRRDLYYHDPFHDDQRTNETLFSFFGPNSTVRDDSSTPNHQRFDPDYMGPTPFFTGSTDYNTFGYSSSSSQQLFSFQDDQKPVMDTGNNLLGVIETTPVTPNSSSIRSSSTDDEHELKEGKKENQSKDIAENGGDSSKKVVKQNKKDEKKKREPRFAFMTKSDIDHLEDGYRWRKYGQKAVKNSPYPRSYYRCTTQKCTVKKRVERSYQDPSTVITTYEGQHNHHLPATLRGSVGGGMLYPPSMMAAQGAMMTMAGGSSFPHEFRFYNSISGGGDGSSGAGGGGSIYQQTSLTPIQQLQLPDYGLLQDMVPSMTFKQEP, encoded by the exons ATGTCTGAAGACAGAAGAGATCTCTACTACCATGATCCATTTCATGATGATCAAAGAACCAATGAGACTCTTTTCTCATTCTTTGGCCCTAATTCCACCGTTAGAGATGATTCTTCAACACCTAATCATCAAAGATTTGATCCTGACTACATGGGTCCAACTCCTTTTTTCACTGGATCTACTGATTACAACACTTTTGGTtactcatcttcatcatcacaaCAACTTTTTTCTTTTCAAGATGATCAAAAGCCGGTTATGGATACCGGAAACAACTTGCTTGGTGTGATTGAGACTACTCCTGTTACACCCAACTCTTCTTCGATTCGTTCATCATCTACTGATGATGAGCATGAGCTTAAAGAAGGTAAGAAAGAGAATCAATCGAAAGACATAGCCGAAAATGGAGGAGACAGCTCTAAGAAAGT GGTTAAGCAAAACAAGAAAGACGAAAAGAAGAAAAGAGAGCCTCGGTTCGCCTTTATGACAAAGAGTGATATCGATCATCTTGAAGACGGATATCGATGGAGGAAATATGGACAGAAAGCCGTCAAGAATAGTCCTTATCCCAG GAGCTACTATCGATGCACGACTCAAAAATGTACAGTTAAGAAGCGCGTGGAACGATCATATCAAGATCCATCAACTGTGATCACCACATATGAAGGGCAACATAACCACCACTTACCAGCAACACTGAGAGGAAGTGTTGGTGGTGGAATGCTGTATCCGCCGTCTATGATGGCGGCACAAGGCGCGATGATGACGATGGCCGGCGGATCAAGCTTCCCTCATGAGTTTCGTTTCTACAACTCTATCAGTGGTGGTGGCGATGGCAGCAGCGGCGCTGGAGGTGGTGGTTCGATCTACCAGCAAACCAGTCTAACCCCAATTCAGCAACTTCAGCTTCCTGATTATGGCCTTTTACAAGATATGGTCCCATCCATGACTTTTAAACAAGAACCCTGA